The following proteins come from a genomic window of Nostoc sp. ATCC 53789:
- a CDS encoding PhnD/SsuA/transferrin family substrate-binding protein, which produces MFLRLPRRLFLFNLLGLTFAACQSPNDINGTLTVGVLNYGGGEQIINQYAKFNSYLGEKTNSYIQLEPVFNENRAVERLEARAWSLVFAPPGLAAIAIARHQYAPLFPLIGINNLRSIFVVRKESPITELKQLQGQTLALGQLGSATGYYFPLYNLYGTTLAEILFAPTPKAALELVAQGKAIACAVSEAELALYGSQSAPTEFRILFKDPHYVPLGVVLIGPNVERNRQEFIRKVMSDAPSGLAQEVGYVPNGQVPDYKYMISVVDRVSSITSKLQKKPVQLF; this is translated from the coding sequence ATGTTTTTGCGACTTCCCCGACGTTTATTTCTGTTTAATCTGCTAGGTTTGACATTTGCTGCTTGTCAATCACCAAATGATATTAATGGTACGTTAACTGTTGGTGTTCTCAACTATGGTGGAGGCGAACAGATAATTAATCAATATGCTAAATTTAATAGTTATTTGGGTGAAAAAACAAACTCATATATTCAGCTAGAGCCAGTTTTTAATGAAAATAGAGCGGTTGAGCGCCTAGAAGCTCGTGCTTGGTCATTGGTATTTGCTCCACCGGGTTTAGCGGCTATTGCGATCGCACGTCACCAATATGCTCCCCTATTTCCTTTAATAGGTATTAATAATTTGCGCTCAATTTTCGTTGTTCGCAAAGAGAGTCCAATTACCGAATTGAAACAGTTACAAGGTCAAACACTGGCTTTAGGTCAGTTAGGTTCAGCAACAGGATATTATTTTCCTCTTTACAATCTTTATGGTACAACACTAGCTGAGATCCTATTTGCACCCACACCTAAAGCCGCGCTGGAATTGGTGGCTCAAGGAAAAGCGATCGCCTGTGCTGTTTCAGAGGCGGAATTGGCTCTCTACGGTTCACAGTCCGCCCCCACGGAATTCCGTATACTATTTAAAGACCCTCACTATGTACCATTAGGCGTGGTCTTGATTGGCCCGAATGTAGAACGTAACCGTCAAGAGTTTATCCGCAAAGTGATGAGTGATGCGCCTTCTGGTTTAGCTCAAGAAGTGGGGTATGTACCCAATGGACAAGTACCAGATTACAAATACATGATTTCTGTGGTCGATCGGGTAAGCTCAATTACTTCTAAGCTGCAAAAGAAACCTGTCCAATTATTTTGA